The Streptomyces sp. NBC_00454 DNA segment GTTGAACGGGGTGGTCACCTGGGCCTGGTAGTCGGCCTTGTTCCAGTTCTCGCTGGAGAACGCCCACTCGCCGTGGCCGCGGTAGGAGTAGGACCCGAAGTGGATGAACATGCCGAACCTGGCCTGGTACCACCAGTCCAGCTTCGAGGGGACGCCGTACGCCTGGGCGGTGGCGGGCCACACGACCTGTGGGAGACCGAACGCCACGGCGCCGCCGGCGAGGGCGGCGGCCTTGATCAGGGAGCGTCGGCTGAGGGGGGAGGAGGACATCTTCGACTCCTGGAGAGTGAATGGGCAGGGGGAAGCGGTCTGTTCGGTGAGCGGGTGAGGGGGGGGGGGGGGGGCAGCGCACCGGGCGCTATGCGTCCACGACCAGGACGATGTCCAGCGTCCTGGGCCCGTGCACGCCCTCGACACGGTCCAGCTCGATGTCGCTGGTGGCCGAGGGGCCCGAGATGAGCGTGAGCGGCCGGCAGGGGTCGAGCCGGCTCAGCGCGTCGGGGACGTCGGGCACGATCTGGTCCGCCCGGACCACGCAGACGTGCTGGTCCGGCAGCAAGGTGAGGACCCTGCGCCCCTGGCCGGGTCCGTGGTCGAGGGTCACGGTGCCGGTGACGGCGATCGCGACGGCGACGGTGGTGACCACGGCGTCCGCCCCGTCGAGTTGCCCCACGGTCAGCGGCGGAGCGTCTTCCAGCCGCGTCCAGGGCCCTTCCGGGAGCAGGTCCTCGGGAAACCCGGGCGGCACCACCAGGGACCGGGCCCCGGTGCGGGCCAGCGCGCGCCCGACGGCCGCCGCCACACCGGCAGCGGGAACCCGGACCACCGTGGCGCGGTATTCGGCGGCGCGTTCGGCGAAGAGCCCGATGACGTCCGGTCCCGCGTGGTCGGCGCGCGGGTTGTCCGGGAGCGGTATGTCGTCGGGGTCCTCCGATCCGGGCACCCCGGCCAGGGCTGCCCGCACCGCGCTCAGTACGCTCTCGCGGTCGTTCATCCTCGTCCCTTCCCTTCCACCGTCGCGGAGCTGTCCGCATGCGCGGGTCTTCTCGTCCGGCGCCACCAGGCGCGGAACGTTTCCCTGGGCGGCACGGGTGTGTCACGGCTGGCGGACCAGCCGGCGAACGGACCCGGCAGGGCGCCGATCCGGCCGTCGCGGGCCACCAGCCGGGCCCCGAGGCCGGCGAGCTTCTGGGCCGCGGCCAATCGGCGCGGGGAGGACATGACGGCGCCCGCGGCCTTCATGGCGAGCGCCTCGACGGTGGGCAGGCGGCGGCCGCGCCGCCCTGCCTCCACGGCCTTCGCGCGCAGGTGGACCAGCACCTCCGGGATGTCGATCTTCACGGGGCAGGCGTCGTAGCAGGCGCCGCAGAGGGTCGAGGCGAAGGGCAGGGAGGCCGCCCCGCTTTTGATGTCACTGCCGATGCCGACGAGCTGCGGGGTCAGTACGGCGCCGATCGGGCCGGGGTAGACGGACCCGTAGGCGTGGCCGCCCGTGCGCTCGTACACCGGGCAGACGTTCAGGCACGCCGAGCAGCGGATGCAGGCGAGGGCCTGGCGGCCCACTTCGTCGGCCAGCGTCGCGGTGCGGCCGTTGTCGAGGAGGACCAGGTGGAAGTTCTGCGGGCCGTCGCCCTCGGTGACGCCGGTCCACAGGGAGGTGTACGGGTTCATGCGCTCGCCCGTCGACGAGCGGGGCAGGAGCTGGAGGAAGACGTCCAGGTCGGCGAAGGACGGCAGGACCTTCTCGATGCCCATCACGGTGATCAGCGTCTCGGGCAGGGTCAGGCACATCCGCCCGTTGCCCTCCGATTCCACCACCACGACCGTTCCGGTGTCGGCGGCGGCGAAGTTGGCGCCCGAGACGGCCACCTTGGCCCGCAGGAACTTCTCCCGCAGGTGGAGCCTGGCAGCCTCGGCGAGATCGCGGGGATCGTCGGAGAGCCCTTCGGGAGCCGGCCTTCCCCACTCCCCCATCTCGCGGCGGAAGATCTCCCGGATCTCGGAGCGGTTGCGGTGGATGGCCGGCACCAGGATGTGGGAGGGGCGGTCGCGGCCCAACTGGACGATGAGTTCTGCGAGATCGGTCTCGTAGGCGCGGATGCCGGCCTCGGCGAGCGCCTCGTTGAGGCCGATCTCCTGGGTCGCCATCGACTTGACCTTGACGACTTCGCTCTCGGCCGTATCGCGCACCAGGTCGGTGACGATGCGGTTGGCCTCCGCGGCGTCCGCCGCCCAGTGGACCACTCCGCCCGCGGCGGTCACGCTCTTCTCCAGGCGAAGAAGATGGTGGTCGAGGTGGCGCAGGGTGTGACGCTTGACGGCTGCCGCCGTCTCCCGCAGTTCCTCCCAGTCCTCCAGCTCCGCGGCGACCGCCAGCCGCTTGTCCCGGATGGTGCCGGTGGCCCGGCGCAGGTTCGCCCGCAGTTGGGTGTCCGCGAGCGCGGTACGCGCCGCCTGGGGAAAGGCCGGCGTGCCCAGCCATACGACGTTGTCGGCGCCGCTCACCGCGGGTCCCCTTCCGTGGAGGCCAGGATCTCGGCCAGGTGCATCGTTCCGACGCCGGTACGGAGGCGGGACAGGCCGCCGCCGATGTGCGTGAGACAGGAGTTGTCGCCCG contains these protein-coding regions:
- a CDS encoding LutB/LldF family L-lactate oxidation iron-sulfur protein; amino-acid sequence: MSGADNVVWLGTPAFPQAARTALADTQLRANLRRATGTIRDKRLAVAAELEDWEELRETAAAVKRHTLRHLDHHLLRLEKSVTAAGGVVHWAADAAEANRIVTDLVRDTAESEVVKVKSMATQEIGLNEALAEAGIRAYETDLAELIVQLGRDRPSHILVPAIHRNRSEIREIFRREMGEWGRPAPEGLSDDPRDLAEAARLHLREKFLRAKVAVSGANFAAADTGTVVVVESEGNGRMCLTLPETLITVMGIEKVLPSFADLDVFLQLLPRSSTGERMNPYTSLWTGVTEGDGPQNFHLVLLDNGRTATLADEVGRQALACIRCSACLNVCPVYERTGGHAYGSVYPGPIGAVLTPQLVGIGSDIKSGAASLPFASTLCGACYDACPVKIDIPEVLVHLRAKAVEAGRRGRRLPTVEALAMKAAGAVMSSPRRLAAAQKLAGLGARLVARDGRIGALPGPFAGWSASRDTPVPPRETFRAWWRRTRRPAHADSSATVEGKGRG
- a CDS encoding lactate utilization protein C translates to MNDRESVLSAVRAALAGVPGSEDPDDIPLPDNPRADHAGPDVIGLFAERAAEYRATVVRVPAAGVAAAVGRALARTGARSLVVPPGFPEDLLPEGPWTRLEDAPPLTVGQLDGADAVVTTVAVAIAVTGTVTLDHGPGQGRRVLTLLPDQHVCVVRADQIVPDVPDALSRLDPCRPLTLISGPSATSDIELDRVEGVHGPRTLDIVLVVDA